A window of the Natronomonas salina genome harbors these coding sequences:
- a CDS encoding phosphate ABC transporter ATP-binding protein, whose protein sequence is MTDTALATDNLAVTYTGNRVVDAVKGVTLEFPENRLTAIIGPSGCGKSTLLKALNRLHDIQPNVEITGDVLLGGQSVYQTDDPAPEIRRRIGYVPQEPTPLPVSIYENVAYGLRIHGGYEDEDELDDLVEEYLRKVNLWEEVEGRLDAPGAELSTGQIQRLCLARSLAVEPEVLLCDEVTSALDPVSAENVEETLADLKEEYTIVMVTHSMDQARRLADEVVFLYLGEVVETGDVKSFFENPQKERTRQFIRGHTPVEPDESDGGTSPEPEPDPASDEAVAGR, encoded by the coding sequence ATGACAGACACTGCACTCGCCACCGACAACCTTGCCGTAACGTACACCGGGAACCGCGTCGTCGACGCCGTGAAGGGCGTCACCCTCGAGTTCCCGGAGAACCGCCTGACAGCCATCATCGGACCGTCGGGCTGCGGGAAGTCGACGCTCCTGAAGGCCCTGAACCGGCTCCACGACATCCAACCGAACGTCGAGATCACGGGCGACGTCCTCTTAGGCGGGCAGTCGGTCTACCAGACAGACGACCCGGCCCCGGAGATCCGCCGGCGCATCGGTTACGTCCCCCAGGAGCCGACGCCGCTACCCGTCTCGATCTACGAGAACGTCGCCTACGGCCTGCGGATCCACGGCGGTTACGAGGACGAGGACGAACTCGACGACCTCGTCGAGGAGTACCTGCGGAAGGTGAACCTCTGGGAGGAGGTCGAGGGCCGCCTCGACGCCCCAGGTGCCGAGCTCTCGACGGGGCAGATCCAGCGGCTCTGCCTGGCCCGGTCGCTGGCCGTCGAGCCGGAGGTCCTGCTCTGCGACGAGGTGACCTCCGCGCTGGACCCCGTCTCCGCCGAGAACGTCGAGGAGACGCTCGCGGACCTCAAGGAGGAGTACACGATCGTGATGGTCACCCACAGCATGGACCAGGCCCGGCGGCTGGCCGACGAGGTGGTCTTCCTCTACCTCGGGGAGGTCGTCGAGACCGGCGACGTGAAGTCCTTCTTCGAGAACCCCCAGAAGGAACGCACCAGGCAGTTCATCCGGGGGCACACGCCCGTCGAACCCGACGAGTCCGATGGCGGGACGTCTCCCGAGCCCGAACCGGACCCGGCGTCGGACGAGGCCGTCGCGGGCCGCTGA
- the pstC gene encoding phosphate ABC transporter permease subunit PstC yields the protein MADSTGGAQSGGGRLRRRLLAERASSYWLRGAGYFAVALFVLIVLTLLYKSLPLLSEYSLVRAITSANWDPAQNEFGFMPAIVGTIYVTGLSMLMGTPIAILAAIYIAEYAEGRTQALVSSFIDVLAAIPSVIFGLVALVVVVPFVGDYLAPAVGANATGLGILTVSLVMAIVVTPFMISLSVESLEALPDELRESSLGVGATKWETIRSVLLRAAGPGIFSAILLGFGRVFGATIVPAMLIGGQTHVPDSVFATGQTLPTLIVNDFGELMSLPLTQSALIFVGLMLVVVVWLFNFGAMLVRRRLQRRWQF from the coding sequence ATGGCTGACTCGACCGGTGGAGCGCAGTCCGGCGGCGGCCGGCTCCGACGGCGGTTGCTCGCCGAGCGGGCGAGCAGCTACTGGCTCCGCGGCGCGGGCTACTTCGCCGTCGCGCTGTTCGTCCTGATCGTCCTGACGCTGCTGTACAAGTCGCTCCCGCTGCTGTCGGAGTACTCGCTGGTCCGGGCGATCACCTCCGCGAACTGGGACCCCGCCCAGAACGAGTTCGGGTTCATGCCGGCCATCGTCGGCACGATATACGTCACCGGATTGTCGATGCTCATGGGGACGCCCATCGCGATCCTCGCGGCCATCTACATCGCCGAGTACGCGGAGGGCCGGACGCAGGCCCTCGTCTCGTCGTTCATCGACGTGCTGGCGGCGATCCCGAGCGTCATCTTCGGGCTGGTCGCGCTCGTCGTGGTCGTCCCGTTCGTCGGTGACTACCTCGCGCCGGCCGTCGGGGCCAACGCCACCGGCCTGGGGATACTGACCGTCAGCCTCGTGATGGCCATCGTCGTCACGCCGTTCATGATCTCGCTGTCCGTCGAGTCCCTGGAGGCGCTCCCCGACGAGTTGCGGGAGTCCTCGCTGGGCGTCGGCGCGACGAAGTGGGAGACCATCCGGTCGGTCCTCCTGCGGGCCGCCGGCCCGGGCATCTTCTCGGCCATCCTGCTGGGCTTCGGTCGCGTCTTCGGGGCGACCATCGTCCCGGCGATGCTGATCGGCGGCCAGACCCACGTCCCCGACTCGGTGTTCGCGACGGGCCAGACGCTGCCGACCCTCATCGTCAACGACTTCGGCGAGCTGATGTCGCTGCCGCTGACCCAGTCGGCGCTGATCTTCGTCGGGCTGATGCTGGTCGTGGTCGTCTGGCTGTTCAACTTCGGGGCGATGCTCGTCCGCCGCCGGCTCCAGCGGAGGTGGCAGTTCTGA
- a CDS encoding PstA family ABC transporter permease produces the protein MDRYAKQRLVGALVRGAAALVVAVMVLVVAVTVYRGGRVFLTNPSVVVTPPGSRYMLEAEGGFLHAVLGSIFIVGPATVVSAVLAVSTATYLQSDYSSERFSEVVNMFLNVLWGTPPIVYGVFVLTVIIAIGARTSLFFGIVAIAVFQYPIMTRYTDEALRSAPGTVREATYGLGATRFESAIMTARAALPGIVAGVIMGFARGIGDAATVLFTAGRSTRMPGGPFEPATTLPVLIFDQAMSFNAEVRSHAYAASFVLIVVVLGLILLSKLLAGRYARFAPGGRHS, from the coding sequence ATGGACCGCTACGCGAAGCAGCGACTCGTCGGGGCGCTCGTCCGCGGGGCCGCCGCGCTCGTCGTCGCCGTGATGGTGCTGGTCGTCGCCGTGACCGTCTACCGGGGCGGTCGCGTCTTCCTGACGAACCCGTCGGTCGTGGTCACCCCGCCGGGGTCGCGGTACATGCTCGAGGCGGAGGGCGGGTTCCTCCACGCGGTCCTGGGGAGCATCTTCATCGTCGGGCCGGCGACGGTCGTCTCGGCGGTGCTCGCGGTGTCGACGGCGACGTACCTCCAGAGCGACTACTCCAGCGAGCGGTTCTCCGAGGTCGTCAACATGTTCCTGAACGTGCTCTGGGGGACGCCGCCCATCGTCTACGGCGTGTTCGTCCTGACGGTCATCATCGCCATCGGCGCCCGGACGAGCCTGTTCTTCGGCATCGTCGCCATCGCCGTCTTCCAGTACCCGATCATGACGCGGTACACCGACGAGGCGCTCCGCTCGGCGCCCGGGACGGTCCGCGAGGCGACCTACGGGCTCGGTGCGACGCGGTTCGAGAGCGCCATCATGACCGCCCGCGCGGCGCTGCCGGGGATCGTCGCGGGGGTCATCATGGGCTTCGCCCGCGGGATCGGCGACGCGGCGACGGTGCTGTTCACCGCGGGCCGCAGCACCCGGATGCCGGGCGGCCCGTTCGAACCCGCGACGACGCTGCCGGTCCTCATCTTCGACCAGGCGATGTCGTTCAACGCGGAGGTGCGCTCGCACGCCTACGCCGCGTCGTTCGTCCTCATCGTCGTCGTGCTGGGACTGATACTGCTCTCGAAGCTGCTGGCGGGCCGCTACGCGCGGTTCGCACCCGGAGGTCGACACTCATGA